CAAAATATctgaatttacaaaaatttggATGATTATCTGCAAAAGCACAAACATTTATTACAAtcaaacaaagttttgttgaATATGTTTCTGTACACTAAATAACCTTTCGATCTTGTTTTTGAACATCTTATGAATACATTATAAACTTATACATCTCTGACTAAACTCTTTTATACCTTGCATTTCTCAACGTTTCTGTTTAGTTTAAGGTTAAAGGGGCATACAAAGAAAACCAAAATTTGTGTACTGATAGAAATCAGGGAAGGGGGCTGTTTTACTGTTATGACAACAACCCCCTTTTCATGACAACAACCTCGTTTTGCGTATTAAATCGTTGTTAGCGCGTGAAAGCCACTATTAACGCTACAATGCGATGCACACTAATATCGAATGTAAACTGTAAACGCGTGTCGGCGTGATTAAAACTCTTCGTAAGTTTAGCAAGATTAACGATCGACTTCGGTTAAGGTGAACTATTTTTTCCAGCCTGATGTGTTAGCTTTACCCGCacgttataaaacaaattgttaaatCTTTGATTTTGACAGATTAATACTGTCTACGTGACttgatcaaatattttattaacttgCTGTAAATCTAGACCTGCAGTCGCTGCAATGACCAAACATGATTTACCAAAAGCATCTGCCTGTAACTACTGCTGGAAAAGACCCACGTAATAATATCACTGTCACTGAGTAAACTTCGGAATGTTTTAAGTGAATGTGCATATCTATTTTTACTTACTTTAAACTAAAGCATGCGAAACCTTTTGGAGAAGAAAGAATAAAGTTGCAATAAACTGAAAGAAAATTGCAGAATTGCACAGCTTCTTGTCAGCCAATATAGCGAACGCAAGGCATTTAAGATTTCCGTAGTTTTGTGTATCCTGTCGACCATTTCCGCTAGAAAATACAAcgtttgaaacaaatttgaattttttctgAAAGTGAGCGCTATGGTGTGCAATACGTGCAACTCGTTTTTAAGGCAgcccatttaaaaaataaatttaaaatcttggGATCCAAGCAAATtgctgtaatattttaaaacccatACAAGACTGCGTTGCAAACAAACAGCACTAGCAGTTACCCTGTTTACATGGTCGGATTGGATTTGAATTCAATCCGACTCgagatgacgtcacacgcatTTCAAATCCGATCCGCTAAAACGTCGTATTTACATGGCGCGTTTTGATCGGATTGAAAGTTGACGAGCTGAAATTTGTGGCAGGGTTGTTTGGAAATGTTTTTGGTAAGTTTGATTTGATATTAGCAAGAAAAGCTTATCTCGTAGCATTTTCAGACTGCAGGAACTTAAATGTCTGATTAGTATCACTACACGCTGTGTTTTCTCCCTTAACTGGATTGCTACAATAGTGAACCTCCCATTGCGTTGTCATTTGGTACGCCGTTAACGATAATAAATTGTCCCTCTGTTTTCATTTGGGAGTGGGAACTAGAATAAGTAATAAATCGACCACAgaatgaaatttttattttgtttcactgCTATTGCATTGATTTAcgattaattaaaaatatatattgatgtATAGGCAGTGGAAGGAAAATCCATCATGGTCGATACAATGGTACAGCAGTATGGTGAGTATTTGttgatgttttgtttgtgtaggTTAATGTAATATGTGCTACAATTAAATGTATGTCTTCTAAAGGTTCATTTACTGAACAAGAAGGAGCTGGAGCACAAGAGTTTGATAGTGGAAGTGGTAAGTTGTGCTTTATTAAAAAGAGCTTGCAATACGCGAGTTGTGTAATTGACAATAAACTTGCAGCAATTGAAACATCAACCACAACATCAGCAACAGAAGAAGAGGCAGCACCATTCCAGCCCAGTACAAGTTCTGGTACAAAACGTAAAGCAGGTATGCAGAAACCAGCATTACATCTtaaactattgttttttttattagggTGATTACTGAACAACAAGTTAAGGATAAAACTgcatatcattttttattttttggatcGACCAAGAACCAAAGAAAAACGACGTAAAGGTAACTTTACATATTACTTGTAAACAGGttgaacagtttttttaatgtttagaGGGAGAAGGATGGAGTGAATTCATCGATGCATACAAAGAAGAATGTGCCAAGGACCGGAAATCAAGAGAAATGATGGTACAGAGTATGAATGATGCATTAAGTCGAGCCATAAATGTACTGGTTTCTAATCAGGAGCCCGCAATTGTTTTGTAGCGGCCCGTCgtaatattacgtcacacgaATTCTTTTGTCCCCAATATTGACCCAAATGTTTGACGTCGCGTGCTAACTTTCCCACAACGCGGCGGATGCACCCTGCCGTTAACCGAGTTAGCGCCGATGCTCCCAATTGTGTCCTTTTTATTGTAATCTCGTTATCGCAATTTATCACGCCGATTCGTCTGACACCCGAAATTCATTTTTCCCTTCAAACCATTCCCCGACTGCTATATATACCGTTGTGTGATcatcaagaaaaaaaataagaaacgaACTAAGAGAAACGAGAACTAAACGAGACAATATCGAGAGAACGAAATACTAACAATAAGAACGATTATAAGAATAAAAGAGAAATACAGTTACTGTAACTGAGGGTACAGAACCGTATGATTTCTTGCCAGCCGAAACCCTAGATAACCCAGACTAGGAAACGGCAAACGACAACTCCTAGATAACCTAGACTAGGACGTAGCTTTAGACACCCACGAGCGCACGAAGTCACTGCAGATCACCTGCAATCAGCTCATAAACAATATACCAACAACGGGTGTCTAAAGTTTTGCAAATGTCTCCAGATGCAGCTGGCAGTAGTAATACTGAATaactttcattgttttttattccatttgtAATGTTGAGGTTCGATTATATAAGCAGGCGTGACCTTGAAGAAGCttgtattgtatatgtacGATTAGTACGAACTCAGTTATGATTAACATGCGGTCTACGCAACGATGATGATAATAATAATGGCCGCCGGCCGGATACACGTGACATTAGAATTATGGGTATTCTGTTACACCTCCCTTCTTAAAAAGAGACATTGTGAAAACGAAATGTCAATCAATGAAAATGAGTACATCGTTACACATAAACAATGAACGAAAAATGCAATGTTGACAACTGACTGGAAAAAACACAAGCATATGAATACCAGTGCGATATTTACACATAATAATCACGGTATTTAGCTGGCGTTACAATTGGGCGACCGTAGCGTGATATATGCTCTGTTGACGAAGCATTATTATTTACTATGGGCATGTTGTTTACATTGGTCTgactttgtgacgtcatagatcgGGTGTCTGGTACATAGTCATTGTGATCAACGTAGGTGTTTACCATGACTCCTGGCATATTGTTCAGTTGCCTTCGATTGCGTCGTAATAAATTACCAAACTCGTTTCGTATGATATAGGATCGAGGTTCACACGCTCGATTAGTGACAATGGCTTTCTTCCAGTGACCATCTTTTCGATACCCTACAACATCTCCCTTCTTTAATGGTGGCAAGGCTTTAGTGCCTCTATCATAATAATGTTTCTGCCTTAGTTGTCGTTTCTTTAGTCCTACATAAGCATCCACCACTTCTGGTTTTAGTAGATCTTTATGTATTGGTATCTTCGTGCGCAGTCTTCTACTCATTAACATTTGAACTGGTGAATATTGTAAATCAGAGATAGGTGTGTTTCTGTACTCCAAGATTGCTAGATAGGGGTCTTTGCCATCATCATAAGCCTTTTTCAGTAGGTTTTTTAGTGTTTGAATTGTTCTTTCCGCTTGACCGTTTGATTGTGGATATCTCGGGCTCGACGTTGTGGTTTTAAAATCCCATGATTTTGCGAAATCCAAGAAATCCTTGCTTGCAAAGGGCATATTGTCGCTTATAACTTCTCGCGGTATTCCATGACGAGCAAACATGCTTTTTAGGTGTTCCACGATTGTTTTCGCGGTCTTATCTGTCAAAGATATAATTTCTGGGTATTTTGAGTAGTAATCAACAACAACCAGATAATCGTTGCCTCTAAACGTCATGATATCCATGCCGACTTTTAAAAATCGACCATCGGGTATTTCGTGTGGAATCATTACCTCACGTCTGTGATTTCTTTGGTACTTGCAACAAATAGTGCATTTCATGACTATGTCTTCTATAGTGCATTTCATGACTATGTCTTCTATGTCATGCGCCATTCCAGGCCAATAAAGAAGTTCTCGTGCTCTGGATTTGCATTTCTCCATTCCAAGGTGGCTTTCATGTATGAGCTTTTGCGAACTCTCGCATCTTTGTCGGTATTACAATTCTTTCGTTGTAGAAAACGATCCCGTCGGCTGTATGAAGCATATCTCTTATGTTCCAGTATCTTCGGACTTCTGGTACAACTTGCCTTTGTGTTCGAGGCCATCCGTGTTGGCAGTAGCGTGTTACCTTCTGTAACGTTGTGTCTTGCTCTGTTGCGCGCTGTATATCTTCGTATCTGTTCGCTGTCACAGGtgaatttgaaattaaagaGTGTATAACACGTACTAGGTCGTCGTGAAGTTCTTCGTCCGATGTTCCTTGTAAATACGCTCGAGAAAGCGTGTCGGCAAGGTACAAATACTTTCCAGAGACATAACGTACTTTTAATGTATCGGGCAAAAGCTTACTTGACGGCTGGGGGCAAAGGCTCGTAAGAGCCCGCCATGAACCTAGACTGACCTCGAGGTCTCAGTGCCGATAGTGGTTTCTCGTTATTAGTTATTGTGTTAGGGAAAAGGCGAATTATATAGCGGACagaatcacgtgacagcagtGTGACGCCATGCGATAAAAGGGAATCGATTTGGGCCTGTCATCGGCTGAACGGGATATCATTAACCTCGTTCAACGGGGGGTTTGTTTTCATGGGAAAGTCTCTCATGAGATAAGTCGTATCCGCACTGTTGGCATTGATTAATTAAGTATTGGGATTGggttatgtgacgtcactttaggcgtcgagttgcaacaaATGAAAGCTGTTGTCGACATACAGACCATCCaggtaaacataaaaaatgaatgccTATTTTGCAATTTATTATATCTTCGTTCTGTTTTGATATAACTTTTGTGTCAAAAGAGTAATGAAGTGGGGGGTAGCTACCACATGGAGCAAGACGGATTGGCGAGGTCTCTGCAGCGGATCCAGAACTTTGTACCTGTTGATACTATCATGGATAGACACGTTTCCATAAAGAAATATCTGCGAGATCAACATCCTCATATCAAGCATTTGTTTGACATATGGCATGTTGCTAAAGGTGAgctaataaatattatattgtttatgaaaCAACTAATTCAGCTATcgatatttaaattattcaatttaggattgaagaaaaagttgaaatcAACTGCCAGGTCAAAAGGCTGTGAGGGAGGATTAAATGGTTGGGTGGCCAGTATTATAAATCATCTTTACTGGTCTGTCGTCTCCACCCCTCCAGATGATAGTCAGTTAGTGGTTGATAAGTTTACCTCAATCATATACCATGTACAAAATCGACATCACGACTTCTCGGGACGTTTCTCAAGATGCCTCCATGGTGATCTTCAGGGCCAGGAACGACAGAAAGCTTGGCTTCAACCATGTAATATTTTACTAGTTATATACcagtattaaaattattaagaatgagtatttatttattgctcTTTCTAGGTACAAAAGCTGCTGTACAAATGGAGAAGATTGTGTGCAACTCCAGGCTTCTTAAAGATATTGCTCAGGTTTCTTCCACTTACCAAACATCGACTGTTGAGGCTTTTCATAGtctattaaataattttgttccTAAGATGATTTGTTTTTCCTTTCTTGGCATGGAGTGCAGGTAAACTTATCAACTATTGACTAAAATAGTTATATGCTAAaattccatttattttaattgaaatttatCCTTCAGGACAGCTTTAGCAGCTCTTCACTTTAATGAGAATGCTCACCGGGCACAGTCTGTCACAAAGGATGGTGTACCAGTATATGGGATTCACTATCCCAAGTATAAGAAGGGTGGTTACATCGTCAGAAAAGTCATACAGGAAGCAACCTATGGTAGGAACTTTATTGGAATTATACAAACATACTGCTTATTTCATCTATTAGTCTAGTTTAGTACATTAATTGAACGTTTTTCTGCAGAATATGTTGGCGATTTTGTGCAGATCGTTAAGTCTATTTGCCAGAGAGATTACTAANNNNNNNNNNNNNNNNNNNNNNNNNNNNNNNNNNNNNNNNNNNNNNNNNNCAGATATGTGggctatatataaacatgcagattttgtttatattgattTCATGTTCGGAGCATGAAGTGGTTTCTAAATTTCGGTAAGttttatacaataattttaaaactagatAAATATGGAACTGTTGTAATGATTAgataaatatgaaactattgtaacttttttttgtagtatCTGCATTGACAGAAAcatcaaaattttaactttgtacATGTATGGATTGCCCATAGATTTGGATATTTTGATTGAACTTCCTAACCCAAAAGAAGATACGCTACATTCTCTATTAAGTATGAATAACTATCTTAAAAGcgctgtgttttgttttagggTGGGTAAAGCTATTTAATTAAGTACAACATTTTTGGCAATTTAGGGGATATATGGAAAATATCCAGATGTGTAGAGGGGTTGACTCTATCGAAAAGCGGAATCATCCGATTTTACATTGGACAGGGAAAAAGATGAGTATGGAAACCATATCTCGTTCACCACATTGTCAGATATTTAGTGAGTTAAAGTGCTCATGACATGAACTTTTACCTAATGCAAACTTAGTATGAAACAATGCATCTTATTTTAATAAGTAGTTTCTCCAACGTTTACAGGCGAGAAACTTTATTTACGCGATAAATATAACgtttttaagtaaaacaaatcGACTCCCCAGTTTGCGGCGTAAAAATGATACCACTACCTTGTGACGTCAGCGCAAGAACAGTAGCGCGAAAAGTTTTTACTGAAGAGAGATTTgcgaattttatttaataaagatCATGCCTTCGCGTTGTGTTGCTGGATTTTGTTCTAACACTCACGAGAACGGTATTAGTTTATTCAAGTTTCCTAAAGATCCAGAGCTTCGTTCAAAGTGGATACAACAAGTAAGACGCACCCGTGACAAGTGGTTTCCTTCCCCCACTTCTGTTCTTTGTTCTGAACATTTTGAAATAGATTGTTTTGACACCGTTCCCAGCATAAAAAGATCACTTGGTTGCCAAGTTCAACATAAGCGAGTGTTATTGCCTACAGCTGTGCCTACAGTTTTCCGCAGGAATGCACGTAAACCGAATGCTACAGCTGCAGTTATAACAAGTCCGGGAGTTTCTTTTGATGTCAGTTTTGACGGGGCAGGTTTTGAGCGGCAGAGTCAGCATGATACCAGTTCCACCCTCAAGAAAGTTAGAACTTGTGTCCAGAAAAGACAGAAAATACAAGTATACATGTTTAAACCATTATTTCTTTAAGTAACAGTGTAATGCATTTTGTGGAAAACCAAGATAGTACAGATTAGATATTATACAAGTAAGCTCCTGTCCATCCTGATACAAGTTATACAGTAATCAAAGAACCAAGAAAGTTTTCCAGgcttaaaacacttttttaatattaatatttgttatatgtatatatttgaattaaaactttCCAGGTTCTTTCTGATGCTTTCGCACAACATGAACAGCGTGTTGAAGCTGAAACTACAATAGAAGCTTCACTCTTGGTATGTCTGGTTAATCTGCTGTACATTTAATCACTCTAAAAATCAaatgactttttaaaaactaattagcttttgtattattttacttcAGAACTGCGATGCAAGTTGCCAAGCTGACATACCTAAAAGGATTAAAACCAGGACTGTATCCGTTGCTGTCAAACCCAAAAGCAGAGTAAAGGGTAAAATATGAAAGtcaaaacctattttaaatgtttgaaaattttctttggtgaatatatgttttatgttctGTAAGCCTacataaagtgtttttttattatttttgatattAATACTCACTGCAGGAACGCAAACATCTTCTGTACAACCTGGACCTGTCATGGTTTCGGCATCCACACAGACAGCTGAAGTTGTAACCAGTAAGTTTTGTTAGtgtgtaataataaaatctgACTTGTCACCTGACATGTGATTTTTATTGAGCAGCAGTATCAGAACTGATTGATGACTTGAACAGCGAGTGTGATATCTTGGACAATGATTCAAAAGATCTTGATTATGCAATGTCTGAAACTTCAGACCTGTCCATGGATGATGGTCCATCTGCAGAAACCACTACCAACCCGCAGCTTGGTCAGGATAaccgaaaatattttatattctggGTTTGCATTGTCCAGCTTTTGTCATGCTGGTGCAGTTGTCCTAACTGTGGATGCAGAAAGATTCTCTGGACCAAGAAAGAATTTGGAACtcttttgaaactttttctaAGATGTAAAGATTGTGGTCACTCCAATACATGGAACAGTCAGCCAAATTTTGGAAAAGTACCTGCTGGTAACATTCTTCTGTCTGCAGGCATTCTGTTTGCAGGAGCTACTGCTTCGAAGGTACTACGGGTTTTAAAGCATATGGGAACAGCTGTTATTTCTGTCCGAACATTTTTCCGCCACCAACAGATGGTGTTGCACACAGCAACCATGCAGCTATGGAGGGAGAGACAGATGTGGATGTTAAGTACCTTGCAGGCAGAGGATGGTGGTATAGTATGTGGTGGTGATGAACGTGCCGATTCCCCTGGACACAGTGCCAAGTACGGGACCTACACCATGATGGAATTAAGAATGAAAGCTGTTGTCGACATACAGACCATCCaggtaaacataaaaaatgaatgccTATTTTGCAATTTATTATATCTTCGTTCTGTTTTGATATAACTTTTGTGTCAAAAGAGTAGTGAAGTGGGGGGTAGCTACCACCACATGGAGCAAGAGGGATTGGCAAGGTCTCTGCAGCGGATCCAGAACTTTGTACCTGTTGATACTCTTATCACGAATAGACACGTTTCTATAAAGAAATATCTGCGAGATCAACATCCTCATATCAAGCATTTGTTTGACATATGGCATGTTGCTAAAGGTGAgctaataaatattatattgtttatgaaaCAATTAATTCAGGTATcgatatttaaattattcaatTTAGGATtgaagaaaaagttaaaatcaacTGCCAGGTCAAAAGGCTGTGAGGGATTAAATGGTTGGGTGGCCAGTATTATAAATCATCTTTACTGGTCTGTGGTCTCCACCCCTCCAGATGATAGTCAGTTAGTGGTTGATAAGTTTACCTTAATCATATACCATGTACAAAATCGACATCACGACTTCTCGGGACGTTTCTCAAGATGCCTCCATGGTGATCTTCAGGGCCAGGAACGACAGAAAGCTTGGCTTCAACCACTATTTATATACcagtattaaaattattaagaatgagtatttatttattgctcTTTCTAGGTACAAAAGCTGCTGTACAAATGGAGAAGATTGTGTGCAACTCCAGGCTTCTAAAAGATATTGCTCAGCTTTCTTGGACTTACCAAACATCGACTGTTGAGGCTTTTCATAGTctagttaaataattttgttccTAAGATGATTTGTTTTTCCTTTCTTGGCATGGAGTGCAGGTAAACTTATCAACTATTGACTAAAATAGTTATATGCTAAaattccatttattttaattgaaatttatCCTTCAGGACAGCACTGTCCCAAGTATAAGAAGGGTGGTTACATCGTCAGAAAAGTCATACAGGAAGCAACCTATGGTAGGAACTTTATTGGAATTATACAAACATACTGCTTATTTCATCTATAGTTCTAGTTTAGGGCATTAATTGTTCCTAAGATGATTTGTTTTTCCTTTCTTGGCATGGAGTGCAGGTAAACTTATCAACTATTGACTAAAATAGTTATATGCTAAaattccatttattttaattgaaatttatCCTTCAGGACAGCACTGTCCCAAGTATAAGAAGGGTGGTTACATCGTCAGAAAAGTCATACAGGAAGCAACCTATGGTAGGAACTTTATTGGAATTATACAAACATACTGCTTATTTCATCTATAGTTCTAGTTTAGGGCATTAATTGAACGTTTTCCGATTTGTTTGTCTTTCTTGCAGAGTGCAGTTAAGCTTATGCCAGAGAGATAAAATAGTTGAAGTTAAAGATTCNNNNNNNNNNNNNNNNNNNNNNNNNNNNNNNNNNNNNNNNNNNNNNNNNNTTGTTTTCATGGGAAAGTCTCTCATGAGATAAGTCGTATCCGCACTGTTGGCATATGATTAATTAAGTATTGGGATTGggttatgtgacgtcactttaggcgtcgagttgcaacaaATGAAAGCTGTTGTCGACATACAGACCATCCaggtaaacataaaaaatgaatgccTATTTTGCAATTTATTATATCTTCGTTCTGTTTTGATATAACTTTTGTGTCAAAAGAGTAATGAAGTGGGGGGTAGCTACCACATGGAGCAAGACGGATTGGCGAGGTCTCTGCAGCGGATCCAGAACTTTGTACCTGTTGATACTATCATGGATAGACACGTTTCCATAAAGAAATATCTGCGAGATCAACATCCTCATATCAAGCATTTGTTTGACATATGGCATGTTGCTAAAGGTGAgctaataaatattatattgtttatgaaaCAACTAATTCAGCTATcgatatttaaattattcaatttaggattgaagaaaaagttgaaatcAACTGCCAGGTCAAAAGGCTGTGAGGGAGGATTAAATGGTTGGGTGGCCAGTATTATAAATCATCTTTACTGGTCTGTCGTCTCCACCCCTCCAGATGATAGTCAGTTAGTGGTTGATAAGTTTACCTCAATCATATACCATGTACAAAATCGACATCACGACTTCTCGGGACGTTTCTCAAGATGCCTCCATGGTGATCTTCAGGGCCAGGAACGACAGAAAGCTTGGCTTCAACCATgtaatattttactatttacaTACcagtattaaaattattaagaatgagtatttatttattgctcTTTCTAGGTACAAAAGCTGCTGTGCAAATGGAGAAGATTGTGTGCAACTCCAGGCTTCTAAAAGATATTGCTCAGCTTTCTTCCACTTACCAAACATCGACTGTTGAGGCTTTTCATAGtctattaaataattttgttccTAAGATGATttgtttttccttttcttGGCATGGAGTGCAGGTAAACTTATCAACTATTGACTAAAATAGTTATATGCTAAaattccatttattttaattgaaatttatCCTTCAGGACAGCTTTAGCAGTTCTTCACTTTAATGAGAATGCTCACCGGGCACAGTCTGTCACAAAGGTCATACAGGAAGCAATCTATGGTAGGAACTTTATTGGAATTATACAAACATACTGCTTATTTCATCTATAGTTCTAGTTTAGGGCATTAATTGAACGTTTTCCTGCAGAATATGTTGGCGATTTGTTGCAGATCGTTAAGTCTATTTGCCAGAGAGATAACAATCTTGAAGTTGAAGAGACACTGACCGATGAAACGACAAGGCTGCCTCTAAGCTCTTCATGTGAAAAGCCAGACCGAGATAGTGCTATTAAAAATCATGTGTCACGTTTCATGTCAAACTCTCTCTATTGAACACTATGTTTCAGGCGATTATAAATATGATCTGGCaagtttttataagttttattttgtttgtttaaataaaaatcattgtgtttacaaaaaaaacacacaactgCAAGATTTTAGTCAGCAAATCTGAAGCTAACATACTCTTGTCCTTCCTGTAACGGAAAAGAGTGGcggattttgtttacaacacaGGCAGGAATTGGAACTCTGACTTTCATTTCTAGATAACCATAGCACCACCGAATAAACTGTCTGTATGCTGTGTATCTTTTCCTAGTTATTCCCATCATCTAAGTTGGAATGCTGTTGCTATGTCGAGTAGGCCACTTCCAACACATCTTCATTGAGACAAACTGGGTCGAAGTTTTTATGTTCTGTGATGCAGTTGGCAGTGTCGGGCATCTTCTGGGAAACCTGTTCCTGCTCTCGACAGCAAACACTTTCC
The DNA window shown above is from Ciona intestinalis unplaced genomic scaffold, KH HT000378.1, whole genome shotgun sequence and carries:
- the LOC113475408 gene encoding uncharacterized protein LOC113475408 isoform X3 encodes the protein MVDTMVQQYGSFTEQEGAGAQEFDSGSAIETSTTTSATEEEAAPFQPSTSSGTKRKADRPRTKEKRRKEGEGWSEFIDAYKEECAKDRKSREMMVQSMNDALSRAINVLVSNQEPAIVLQMSPDAAGSSNTE
- the LOC104265689 gene encoding uncharacterized protein K02A2.6-like codes for the protein MEKCKSRARELLYWPGMAHDIEDIVMKCTIEDIVMKCTICCKYQRNHRREVMIPHEIPDGRFLKVGMDIMTFRGNDYLVVVDYYSKYPEIISLTDKTAKTIVEHLKSMFARHGIPREVISDNMPFASKDFLDFAKSWDFKTTTSSPRYPQSNGQAERTIQTLKNLLKKAYDDGKDPYLAILEYRNTPISDLQYSPVQMLMSRRLRTKIPIHKDLLKPEVVDAYVGLKKRQLRQKHYYDRGTKALPPLKKGDVVGYRKDGHWKKAIVTNRACEPRSYIIRNEFGNLLRRNRRQLNNMPGVMVNTYVDHNDYVPDTRSMTSQSQTNVNNMPIVNNNASSTEHISRYGRPIVTPAKYRDYYV
- the LOC113475406 gene encoding THAP domain-containing protein 2-like; this encodes MPSRCVAGFCSNTHENGISLFKFPKDPELRSKWIQQVRRTRDKWFPSPTSVLCSEHFEIDCFDTVPSIKRSLGCQVQHKRVLLPTAVPTVFRRNARKPNATAAVITSPGVSFDVSFDGAGFERQSQHDTSSTLKKVRTCVQKRQKIQVLSDAFAQHEQRVEAETTIEASLLNCDASCQADIPKRIKTRTVSVAVKPKSRVKGKI
- the LOC113475408 gene encoding uncharacterized protein LOC113475408 isoform X2 — encoded protein: MVDTMVQQYGSFTEQEGAGAQEFDSGSGKLCFIKKSLQYASCVIDNKLAAIETSTTTSATEEEAAPFQPSTSSGTKRKADRPRTKEKRRKEGEGWSEFIDAYKEECAKDRKSREMMVQSMNDALSRAINVLVSNQEPAIVL
- the LOC104265692 gene encoding uncharacterized protein LOC104265692, producing MKAVVDIQTIQLLCQKSNEVGGSYHMEQDGLARSLQRIQNFVPVDTIMDRHVSIKKYLRDQHPHIKHLFDIWHVAKGLKKKLKSTARSKGCEGGLNGWVASIINHLYWSVVSTPPDDSQLVVDKFTSIIYHVQNRHHDFSGRFSRCLHGDLQGQERQKAWLQPCTKAAVQMEKIVCNSRLLKDIAQVSSTYQTSTVEAFHSLLNNFVPKMICFSFLGMECRTALAALHFNENAHRAQSVTKDGVPVYGIHYPKYKKGGYIVRKVIQEATYEYVGDFVQIVKSICQRDY
- the LOC113475408 gene encoding uncharacterized protein LOC113475408 isoform X1; protein product: MVDTMVQQYGSFTEQEGAGAQEFDSGSGKLCFIKKSLQYASCVIDNKLAAIETSTTTSATEEEAAPFQPSTSSGTKRKADRPRTKEKRRKEGEGWSEFIDAYKEECAKDRKSREMMVQSMNDALSRAINVLVSNQEPAIVLQMSPDAAGSSNTE